From Bradyrhizobium sp. NDS-1, the proteins below share one genomic window:
- a CDS encoding ABC transporter substrate-binding protein: MNPTRFGLPVAAALTAALMSGAAMAQVSDEIVKIGVLTDMNGPASAPTGQGSVTAAQMAIDDFGGTVLGKPISIVIGDHQLKADIGGTIARRWYDVDQVDLIVDVPVSAVGLAVQNVANEKKRLFITHSTGTADFHGKFCSPYAIQWVFDTRALAVGTADAVVKRGGDSWFFITDDYAFGHSLERDASAVVTANGGKVLGSVRPPLATPDLSSFVLQAQASKAKIIGIAAGPPNNMNEIKTGSEFGVFKGGQQMAALLALITDIHGLGLQAAQGLLLTTSFYWDMDDKTRDWSKRYFAKMNKMPSMWQAGVYSSVMHYLNAIKEAGTDDPLKVAAKMREKPIEDFFSRNGKLREDNLMVHDLWLVQVKTPEESKYPWDYYKILTTISGDKAFGPPDPACPLVKK; encoded by the coding sequence GTGAATCCAACCAGATTTGGACTGCCGGTCGCGGCCGCCTTGACGGCGGCGCTGATGTCGGGTGCCGCAATGGCGCAGGTGTCCGACGAAATCGTCAAGATCGGCGTGCTGACCGACATGAACGGCCCAGCCTCCGCGCCGACCGGCCAAGGCTCGGTGACGGCGGCGCAGATGGCGATCGACGATTTCGGCGGCACCGTGCTCGGCAAGCCGATCAGCATCGTGATCGGCGACCATCAGCTCAAGGCCGACATCGGCGGCACCATCGCGCGGCGCTGGTACGACGTCGACCAGGTCGATTTGATCGTCGACGTGCCGGTCTCGGCGGTCGGGCTCGCGGTGCAGAACGTCGCCAACGAGAAGAAGCGGCTGTTCATCACCCACTCCACCGGCACCGCGGACTTCCACGGCAAGTTCTGCTCGCCTTATGCGATCCAATGGGTGTTCGACACCCGCGCGCTCGCGGTCGGCACTGCGGATGCCGTGGTCAAGCGCGGCGGCGACAGCTGGTTCTTCATCACCGACGACTATGCCTTCGGCCATTCGCTGGAGCGTGACGCGTCCGCAGTCGTCACAGCAAACGGCGGCAAGGTGCTGGGCTCGGTGCGGCCGCCGCTGGCGACGCCGGACCTCTCCTCCTTCGTGCTGCAGGCGCAGGCGTCCAAGGCCAAGATCATCGGTATTGCCGCAGGGCCGCCCAACAACATGAACGAGATCAAGACCGGCTCGGAGTTCGGCGTGTTCAAGGGCGGCCAGCAGATGGCGGCGCTGCTGGCGCTGATCACCGACATTCACGGCCTCGGCCTGCAGGCCGCGCAGGGCCTGTTGCTGACGACCTCGTTCTACTGGGACATGGACGACAAGACCCGTGATTGGTCGAAGCGCTATTTCGCCAAGATGAACAAGATGCCGTCGATGTGGCAGGCCGGCGTCTATTCCAGCGTGATGCACTATCTCAATGCCATCAAGGAGGCCGGCACCGACGATCCGCTCAAGGTCGCTGCCAAGATGCGCGAGAAGCCGATCGAGGATTTCTTTTCCCGCAACGGCAAACTGCGCGAAGACAATCTGATGGTGCACGACCTCTGGCTGGTGCAGGTGAAGACGCCGGAGGAGAGCAAATATCCGTGGGACTATTACAAGATCCTCACCACGATCTCCGGCGACAAGGCGTTCGGGCCGCCGGACCCGGCGTGCCCGCTGGTGAAGAAGTGA
- a CDS encoding substrate-binding domain-containing protein, giving the protein MAVRRPSVAFALFCGLIAGVAASSAEDRAIVLASTTATQESGLLDYLLPIFRDKTGIEVTVIARRADEVLSGPRRGEADVVLMHARPQEEKFVADGFGVKRFDVMYNDYVLIGPKSDPAAVKGKDIVTALKAIEAKGAPFVTRGDRSGTHAAELALWIVAGIDIGAAKGAWYREAGQGTTSALDATRAANAYVLSDRGSWIALRNRGDLDIIVEGDRRLLNQYGVMLVNPEKFPNVKKDLAQTFIDWLTSPEGQTAIAGYKVGGQQLFFPNSDRSGG; this is encoded by the coding sequence ATGGCCGTCCGCCGCCCGTCCGTAGCATTCGCGCTTTTCTGCGGCCTGATCGCGGGCGTCGCGGCGTCATCCGCGGAGGACCGGGCGATCGTGCTGGCCTCGACCACAGCGACACAGGAGTCCGGCCTGCTCGACTATCTGCTGCCGATCTTCCGCGACAAGACCGGCATCGAGGTGACCGTGATCGCGCGGCGCGCCGATGAGGTGCTGAGCGGGCCGCGGAGGGGAGAGGCCGACGTGGTGTTGATGCACGCGCGGCCGCAGGAGGAGAAATTCGTCGCCGACGGATTCGGCGTGAAGCGTTTCGACGTGATGTACAACGACTATGTGCTGATCGGGCCGAAGAGCGATCCCGCGGCCGTGAAGGGCAAGGACATCGTGACCGCGCTGAAGGCGATCGAAGCCAAGGGCGCTCCGTTCGTGACGCGCGGCGACCGGTCGGGCACCCACGCAGCGGAGCTCGCGCTCTGGATCGTCGCCGGCATCGACATCGGCGCTGCCAAGGGCGCCTGGTATCGCGAGGCCGGGCAGGGCACGACCTCGGCCCTCGACGCCACGCGCGCGGCGAATGCCTATGTGCTGTCGGACCGCGGCAGCTGGATCGCGTTGAGGAATCGCGGCGATCTCGACATCATCGTCGAAGGCGACCGGCGGCTTCTCAATCAGTACGGCGTCATGCTGGTGAACCCCGAGAAGTTTCCGAACGTGAAGAAGGATCTCGCGCAGACCTTCATCGACTGGCTGACCTCGCCGGAGGGGCAGACGGCGATCGCCGGCTACAAGGTCGGCGGGCAGCAGCTGTTCTTCCCGAATTCGGACCGGTCGGGCGGTTAG
- a CDS encoding DUF3833 family protein, whose amino-acid sequence MAIDAFAGTTPRFLPEQFFVGRLEGWAVVESLVGGLLKRASITAHGELEADTDTVVLTETYTFDDGHSDTLRWTIHKLGEGQYTGHENRLEGDATGEQAGCAFHWKYTRDTPQGDGKSLKLNFDDWFYAIDDRACIVRGSAGRAGIPFATAHVTYRRI is encoded by the coding sequence ATGGCCATAGATGCGTTCGCCGGCACCACGCCCAGGTTTCTCCCGGAGCAGTTCTTCGTCGGCCGCCTGGAAGGATGGGCAGTCGTCGAAAGCCTCGTCGGCGGGCTTCTGAAGCGCGCGTCGATCACGGCTCATGGCGAATTGGAGGCGGACACCGACACTGTCGTGCTGACCGAAACCTACACCTTCGATGACGGTCATAGCGACACGCTGCGCTGGACGATTCACAAGCTCGGCGAAGGCCAGTACACCGGCCACGAGAATCGCCTGGAAGGCGATGCCACCGGCGAGCAGGCCGGTTGTGCGTTTCATTGGAAGTACACGCGCGACACGCCCCAGGGCGACGGCAAGTCGCTCAAGCTGAACTTCGATGATTGGTTCTATGCGATCGACGATCGCGCCTGCATCGTTCGCGGCAGCGCCGGGCGTGCGGGGATCCCGTTTGCGACGGCGCATGTGACTTATCGGAGGATTTGA
- a CDS encoding TAXI family TRAP transporter solute-binding subunit: protein MRFATIALAAVLLAGPAAAQTGGNAIPTTTISQTISLGTATPGGGFPLYGNAFAEVMNAADPQMSIAPRNTKGSNENIPLLEKGELDLALVAGEPAYEAFAGIGRAPVRLKILTAIYSNPGMFVVRADSPYRTIRDLVGQPVAFGAKGSGLPILARYVLDGLGLKQDEDFKAVYLDRAGDGPAMVEDGRVVALWGAGIGWPGFAAVASSPSGARFIAPDVEEMTRIRAKHAFLKPLLVPANSYPKQDAPIASLGSWSFVLTREDLPDDVAYRLAKSLHGAQATFCKKLAQACETTASNTVAAAPRPELIHPGVMKYFREIGVVK from the coding sequence ATGAGATTTGCAACGATCGCTCTCGCCGCGGTGCTGCTCGCCGGCCCCGCTGCCGCTCAAACCGGAGGCAACGCCATTCCGACCACGACGATCAGCCAAACAATCAGTCTTGGCACCGCCACGCCCGGCGGCGGCTTTCCGCTCTATGGCAACGCTTTCGCGGAGGTGATGAACGCGGCGGATCCGCAGATGTCCATCGCACCTCGCAACACCAAGGGCAGCAACGAGAACATCCCGCTGCTCGAGAAGGGCGAACTCGATCTCGCGCTGGTCGCGGGCGAGCCGGCCTATGAAGCCTTCGCCGGCATCGGCCGCGCGCCCGTGCGGCTGAAGATCCTCACCGCGATCTATTCCAATCCCGGCATGTTCGTGGTGCGTGCGGACAGTCCCTACAGGACGATCCGCGATCTCGTCGGCCAGCCGGTGGCGTTCGGCGCCAAGGGCTCGGGCCTGCCGATCCTGGCGCGCTACGTGCTGGACGGACTCGGGCTCAAGCAGGACGAGGACTTCAAGGCGGTCTATCTCGACCGTGCCGGCGACGGCCCCGCGATGGTCGAGGACGGCCGCGTCGTCGCCCTCTGGGGCGCGGGCATCGGCTGGCCCGGCTTTGCCGCGGTGGCCTCGAGCCCGTCAGGCGCGCGCTTCATCGCGCCTGATGTTGAAGAGATGACGCGCATCCGCGCCAAACATGCGTTCCTGAAGCCGCTGCTGGTGCCGGCGAACAGCTATCCGAAACAGGACGCGCCGATCGCTTCGCTGGGCTCGTGGAGTTTTGTCCTCACGCGCGAGGATCTGCCCGACGACGTCGCCTATCGCCTCGCCAAGTCGCTGCACGGTGCCCAAGCGACATTCTGCAAGAAGCTCGCACAAGCCTGCGAGACGACCGCGTCGAACACGGTCGCCGCCGCGCCGAGGCCGGAGCTGATCCATCCCGGTGTGATGAAGTATTTCCGCGAGATCGGGGTGGTGAAGTGA
- a CDS encoding exonuclease domain-containing protein, translated as MAKPPILPAYYYLDHFVEMLAFVQKTYGSVLSGEHRAFIARFEGMSRDARCLLIRMVNRRGAIFNRSLFSYPEIADVGRAAAELMAAGHARALGEGDYAAFVACLPRDILVTGAQAAGRGDVRKSWSKPKFVDYYLEQIPFAVAAQHCGAHKFIALDGTRPIEFLLYLYFGKTQVDLKSFALRDLGVLRTNQETAFSARFSDGDEALASFHYSQILDRLDVKSEAVCRQAAVDILAGPACGTEYAEELRSRAAHQAGLFFEKAGDHDFARQLYRAGASADCNERLVRLLYNDGDRPGAEALLQRMVDQPSSDGEHLFATDFYARKFGGRRTGLYTELLRSGRTITVDDTHRGNPEAGVAGVLRRDGATVFHTENVLWHTLFGLLFWDELFESTQLPSGFDWVPHCLKDRTFSRLFAASIAEKIGAIEGGTALPIVLRTVAARWGRPNGIFAWDHFQIEALRALLQGANPSGLARIVRAMCEDFRSMRDGFPDLMVVRDGRVSFMEIKAAGDVIRRNQLTRLHQLGAAGITAEIGRVDYRFDPDQDYVVVDIETTGAFSNGDRITEIGAVKVRNHQVVDEWHSLINPQRPIPWKITQLTGITNEMVRNAPVFAEVSESFLDFMADGIFVAHNVNFDYGFIAYEYQRLERRFRFPKLCTCAGMRRRYPGHESYGLGKLCDIYGIALPNHHRALCDARASAHLLNLINHKRDEDMTADVKAA; from the coding sequence TTGGCCAAGCCACCGATCCTGCCCGCTTATTACTATCTCGATCATTTCGTCGAGATGCTGGCCTTCGTTCAGAAGACGTATGGCTCGGTCCTATCCGGGGAACATCGCGCCTTTATTGCGCGCTTCGAGGGTATGTCGCGGGATGCGCGATGCCTGCTGATCCGGATGGTCAATCGGCGCGGTGCGATCTTCAACCGATCCTTGTTCAGCTATCCCGAGATTGCCGACGTCGGACGCGCGGCGGCCGAACTGATGGCGGCCGGTCACGCCCGCGCGCTCGGCGAAGGCGATTACGCCGCTTTCGTGGCATGCCTTCCAAGGGACATCCTGGTCACGGGTGCACAGGCCGCTGGACGCGGCGATGTCCGGAAATCCTGGTCGAAGCCGAAGTTCGTCGACTATTACCTTGAGCAGATCCCCTTCGCCGTCGCCGCGCAGCACTGCGGCGCGCACAAGTTCATCGCGCTCGACGGCACGAGACCGATCGAATTCCTCCTCTATCTCTATTTCGGCAAGACCCAGGTTGACCTGAAGAGTTTTGCGTTGCGCGATTTGGGCGTTCTGCGCACCAACCAGGAGACGGCCTTCAGCGCGCGGTTCTCCGACGGAGATGAAGCCTTGGCTTCATTCCATTACAGCCAGATCCTCGACCGTCTTGACGTCAAATCGGAGGCCGTTTGCAGACAGGCTGCCGTCGATATCCTCGCTGGCCCCGCCTGCGGCACCGAATACGCCGAGGAACTGCGCAGCCGCGCGGCGCACCAGGCGGGATTGTTCTTCGAAAAGGCCGGCGATCACGATTTCGCCCGGCAACTCTATCGCGCCGGCGCCTCGGCCGACTGCAATGAACGCCTGGTGCGTCTGCTCTACAACGATGGTGATCGCCCCGGAGCCGAGGCGTTGCTGCAACGGATGGTCGACCAGCCGTCGAGCGATGGCGAGCATCTCTTCGCGACCGATTTCTACGCACGAAAATTCGGCGGGCGACGGACGGGTCTCTACACCGAGCTCTTGCGGTCCGGGCGGACGATCACGGTGGACGACACGCATCGCGGCAATCCCGAGGCGGGCGTGGCGGGCGTGCTGCGGCGCGACGGCGCCACCGTCTTTCATACGGAGAACGTGCTGTGGCACACCCTGTTCGGCCTGCTGTTCTGGGATGAGTTGTTCGAGAGCACGCAACTGCCGAGCGGCTTCGATTGGGTGCCGCATTGCCTGAAGGATCGGACCTTCAGCCGGCTGTTTGCGGCCTCGATCGCGGAAAAAATTGGCGCGATCGAAGGGGGGACGGCGCTGCCCATCGTTCTGAGGACGGTTGCGGCCCGGTGGGGACGCCCCAATGGCATCTTCGCCTGGGATCATTTTCAGATCGAGGCCTTGCGCGCGTTGCTGCAGGGCGCAAATCCCTCAGGCCTCGCGCGGATCGTCCGCGCCATGTGCGAGGATTTCCGCAGCATGCGCGACGGCTTTCCCGACCTGATGGTCGTCCGCGACGGACGCGTCTCGTTCATGGAGATCAAGGCTGCAGGCGACGTCATTCGACGCAATCAATTGACCAGGCTTCACCAGCTCGGCGCTGCCGGCATCACGGCCGAGATCGGCCGTGTCGACTATCGCTTCGATCCGGACCAGGACTATGTCGTCGTGGATATCGAGACGACCGGCGCGTTCTCGAACGGTGACCGCATCACCGAAATCGGCGCGGTCAAGGTCCGCAATCATCAGGTGGTCGACGAGTGGCATAGCCTGATCAATCCACAACGTCCCATCCCCTGGAAGATCACCCAGCTGACGGGGATCACGAACGAGATGGTGCGGAACGCCCCGGTGTTTGCCGAAGTGAGCGAGAGCTTCCTCGATTTCATGGCCGACGGCATCTTCGTCGCCCATAACGTCAACTTCGATTATGGTTTCATCGCCTACGAGTACCAGCGGCTGGAGCGTCGCTTCCGGTTTCCGAAGCTTTGTACGTGCGCCGGGATGCGCCGCCGCTATCCTGGACACGAATCCTACGGTTTGGGAAAGCTGTGCGATATCTATGGAATTGCGCTGCCCAATCATCATCGCGCGCTGTGCGACGCGCGGGCCTCTGCACATCTGCTGAACCTCATCAATCACAAGCGTGATGAGGACATGACCGCGGATGTCAAGGCCGCCTAG
- a CDS encoding Bug family tripartite tricarboxylate transporter substrate binding protein, producing the protein MLRILRQGVFGLVILATLFGAIPPASAAYPDRPVHWLIGFSAGGPVDIVARIMAQWLSDRLGQQFIVENRTGSGGNIAAAAAINSPPDGYTLLFVAPNNAISTSLYKKLPFDFLRDTVPVASIMQLTNMLVVSNAFPAKTVQEFVDYCKANPGKISFASSGNGTSVHMSAELFKVLTKCDMVHVPYRGSAIAFPDIISNKVQLIFDNLPSALEQVKGGNVRALGVTSPQRWPSVPDVPAIAETVPGFESVGFYGISAPKGTPPEVIETLNKAVGEALKDPKLVAKLKDVGGLPKAMTPAEFGKLVADETEKWKKVVEFAGVSVD; encoded by the coding sequence ATGTTGCGAATTTTGCGTCAGGGTGTTTTCGGGCTGGTCATACTTGCAACGCTGTTCGGCGCCATCCCTCCCGCCTCCGCCGCCTATCCCGACCGCCCCGTGCACTGGCTGATCGGCTTTTCCGCCGGTGGCCCGGTCGACATCGTCGCGCGGATCATGGCGCAGTGGCTGTCGGACCGCCTCGGCCAGCAATTCATCGTCGAGAACCGCACCGGCTCCGGCGGCAACATCGCCGCGGCCGCCGCGATCAACTCGCCGCCGGACGGTTACACGCTGCTGTTCGTCGCGCCCAACAATGCGATCTCGACCTCGCTCTACAAGAAGCTGCCGTTCGACTTCTTGCGCGACACAGTTCCGGTCGCCAGCATCATGCAGCTCACCAACATGCTGGTCGTCTCCAACGCGTTCCCGGCGAAGACGGTCCAGGAGTTCGTCGACTATTGCAAGGCCAATCCCGGCAAGATCTCCTTTGCCTCGTCCGGCAACGGCACCTCGGTGCACATGTCGGCGGAGCTGTTCAAGGTGCTGACGAAGTGCGACATGGTGCACGTGCCCTATCGCGGATCTGCGATCGCCTTCCCCGACATCATCTCCAACAAGGTGCAACTGATCTTCGACAATCTGCCCTCCGCGCTCGAGCAGGTGAAGGGCGGCAATGTCCGCGCGCTGGGCGTGACCTCGCCGCAGCGCTGGCCGAGCGTGCCCGACGTGCCCGCCATCGCCGAGACCGTGCCCGGCTTCGAATCGGTCGGCTTCTACGGCATCTCCGCGCCGAAGGGCACGCCGCCCGAGGTGATCGAGACCCTCAACAAGGCCGTCGGCGAAGCGCTGAAGGACCCGAAGCTGGTGGCAAAGCTCAAGGACGTCGGCGGCCTCCCCAAGGCGATGACGCCCGCCGAGTTCGGCAAGCTGGTCGCTGATGAGACCGAGAAGTGGAAGAAGGTGGTGGAGTTCGCGGGGGTCTCGGTGGACTAG
- a CDS encoding helix-turn-helix transcriptional regulator, translating to MEFLTTSEAADYLRLGERKLYELVTTGAIPCTKVTGKWLFPRHELDLWVLSGLARPAGMLIAEPPPVVGGSQDELLDWSLRESGSGLGSMSESSVRGLERLQRNEVMAAAVHFHGLDASGDLAGDASVEALRAAPDLHDAVLVAFVRREQGLVLPQGNPKHLHGLTDVLALGARMAVRQQGTGAQMLLDVLLKRAGASTRDLRRAEAACVTGPDLAELVRAGQADCGIATRATARSAGLDFVPLVWENFDLAMRQRSYFRPAMQALLRFLGERRLRQRAEELTGYDPSGAGQIRFAA from the coding sequence ATGGAATTCCTGACCACCAGCGAAGCCGCCGACTACCTTCGGCTCGGCGAGCGCAAGCTGTATGAACTGGTCACCACCGGCGCGATCCCGTGCACCAAGGTGACCGGGAAGTGGCTCTTCCCGCGGCACGAACTCGATCTCTGGGTGCTGTCGGGCCTTGCGCGTCCGGCCGGCATGCTGATCGCGGAGCCGCCGCCGGTCGTGGGCGGCAGCCAGGACGAGCTGCTGGATTGGAGCTTGCGCGAGTCCGGATCAGGCCTGGGATCGATGAGCGAGAGCAGCGTGCGCGGGCTCGAGCGCTTGCAGCGCAACGAGGTGATGGCGGCGGCGGTGCACTTCCACGGCCTGGATGCTTCCGGCGATCTCGCCGGCGATGCCAGTGTCGAAGCGCTGCGCGCAGCTCCCGACCTGCATGATGCGGTGCTGGTGGCGTTCGTGCGGCGCGAGCAGGGGCTCGTGCTGCCGCAGGGCAATCCCAAGCACCTGCACGGCCTCACCGACGTGCTCGCCCTCGGCGCCAGGATGGCGGTGCGGCAACAGGGCACGGGCGCGCAGATGCTGCTCGACGTGCTGCTGAAGCGCGCGGGCGCCTCGACACGGGATTTGCGACGGGCCGAGGCGGCCTGCGTGACCGGCCCGGACCTTGCCGAACTGGTCCGCGCCGGCCAAGCCGATTGCGGCATCGCGACGCGCGCCACCGCGCGCTCGGCTGGCCTCGATTTCGTGCCGCTGGTCTGGGAGAACTTTGACCTCGCGATGCGGCAGCGCAGCTATTTCCGTCCCGCCATGCAGGCCCTGCTCCGCTTCCTGGGCGAACGGCGGCTGCGCCAGCGCGCCGAGGAGCTGACCGGCTATGATCCCTCAGGCGCAGGGCAGATCCGCTTCGCAGCCTGA
- a CDS encoding molybdopterin-binding protein, whose amino-acid sequence MTQRLPSSLTPLEIALAASLNGLEPLAPVELPLADAAGCIAAGTPLLAAHPPHDIAAVDGFALRANDLVGASSYSPLPLTKVPQRVEAGEAMPAGCDCVLGADAVEVSGPLAQVLAEGVPGQDVRRAGSDVAEGTPAGVEGRPVGTADLLLARVAGLEKLSVRRPRLRIVNVPGATATAQMIAGLARAAGLDVKTFAAGARDQASIADALDVSSCDLLLTVGGSGVGRRDAAVIALAQRGEVLVHGLALQPGRTAAVGRLGRIPVIALPGSPDHALAVWLALVLPLIDRLSARQSRRQVLLPLARKIASSVGIAEMALLSLEHHAWMPLAVGEWPLQAIARADAWLLIPASHEGFAAGTPVDAYLMRE is encoded by the coding sequence ATGACCCAGCGCCTGCCGTCTTCGCTCACGCCGCTCGAGATTGCGCTCGCCGCGTCGCTGAACGGGCTCGAGCCGCTTGCACCGGTGGAGTTGCCGCTGGCCGACGCGGCCGGTTGCATCGCGGCGGGCACGCCGCTGCTTGCGGCCCATCCGCCGCACGACATTGCCGCCGTGGACGGCTTTGCGCTCCGCGCCAATGATCTCGTCGGCGCGTCCTCTTATTCGCCGCTGCCTTTGACGAAAGTGCCGCAACGGGTCGAGGCCGGCGAGGCGATGCCGGCGGGATGCGATTGTGTACTCGGTGCCGACGCCGTGGAGGTGTCGGGGCCGCTCGCGCAGGTGCTCGCGGAAGGCGTGCCGGGGCAGGACGTCAGGCGCGCCGGGAGCGACGTCGCAGAAGGCACGCCTGCCGGCGTCGAGGGTCGTCCGGTCGGTACGGCTGATCTCCTGCTGGCACGCGTCGCGGGCCTGGAGAAACTCAGTGTGCGGCGGCCCCGGCTGCGGATCGTCAATGTGCCGGGCGCAACGGCAACCGCGCAGATGATCGCCGGGCTCGCGCGCGCAGCGGGACTGGATGTGAAGACGTTCGCGGCCGGCGCGCGCGACCAGGCATCGATTGCCGATGCGCTCGATGTGTCCTCGTGCGATCTGCTGCTGACGGTCGGCGGCAGCGGTGTCGGCCGCCGGGATGCTGCTGTCATCGCCCTGGCCCAGCGTGGCGAGGTGCTGGTCCATGGTCTTGCGCTCCAGCCCGGACGCACCGCCGCGGTCGGTCGGCTCGGGCGGATTCCCGTGATCGCCTTGCCCGGCTCGCCCGATCATGCGCTTGCGGTCTGGCTTGCGCTCGTGCTTCCGCTCATCGATCGCCTCTCGGCGCGGCAATCGCGGCGACAGGTGCTCCTGCCGCTTGCGCGTAAGATCGCATCCAGTGTCGGCATCGCCGAAATGGCCCTGTTGTCCCTGGAACATCATGCGTGGATGCCGCTTGCGGTGGGGGAATGGCCGCTCCAGGCGATTGCGCGTGCCGATGCATGGCTGCTCATCCCCGCCAGCCACGAGGGGTTTGCGGCGGGCACGCCGGTCGATGCCTATCTGATGCGGGAATGA